In Erythrobacter litoralis HTCC2594, a single genomic region encodes these proteins:
- a CDS encoding ExbD/TolR family protein, translating into MPRKLRPRTPRRRFDHGAPIARPSLAPLAAVWLIAAALCMGAYVNPPHALLVGLPAPLPRDTIGVLTPSYDLLDLDAEGTIRWNGHPVTEEQLRAILSESGQRSPQGALLFHPQHDVAYGDALGLLAIVHREGAIDGCFRFSEIQRFADYENPPDFERLVAPDYRECDLWFE; encoded by the coding sequence GTGCCCCGTAAGTTACGGCCGCGAACCCCGCGGCGCAGGTTCGATCATGGCGCACCCATCGCGCGCCCCAGTCTCGCGCCGCTCGCCGCCGTCTGGCTGATCGCCGCAGCGCTCTGCATGGGCGCCTATGTCAATCCGCCCCACGCGCTGCTAGTCGGCCTGCCGGCCCCGCTGCCCCGCGACACCATCGGGGTCCTCACGCCGTCCTACGACCTGCTCGACCTCGATGCCGAAGGCACGATCCGCTGGAACGGGCATCCGGTCACCGAGGAGCAGTTGCGCGCAATCCTGTCCGAAAGCGGACAGCGCAGCCCGCAAGGCGCGCTACTCTTTCACCCCCAACACGACGTCGCGTATGGCGATGCGCTCGGTCTGCTCGCGATCGTGCACCGGGAAGGCGCAATCGACGGGTGTTTCCGTTTCAGTGAAATCCAGCGCTTCGCCGATTACGAGAACCCGCCCGATTTCGAGCGGCTGGTCGCCCCCGACTACCGGGAGTGCGACCTGTGGTTCGAGTGA
- a CDS encoding ExbD/TolR family protein, whose translation MPKTVRNPSRYFRPPPTTGEMNMTPFIDVLLVLLIMLMLAIPVKFHSLDMPLPGQGTPGPILAQNSVTIDADDALYWNGTRMTRDALGRQLAGAAAMADQPVVRFEPDANASYDRSAKTIALIKDAGIERFAFVGNQRHREFGRAP comes from the coding sequence ATGCCCAAAACCGTCCGAAACCCGAGCCGGTATTTCCGCCCGCCCCCGACCACCGGTGAAATGAACATGACGCCGTTCATCGACGTCCTGCTGGTGCTGCTGATCATGCTGATGCTCGCGATCCCGGTGAAATTCCACAGTCTCGACATGCCGCTGCCGGGCCAGGGCACGCCCGGGCCAATCCTCGCGCAGAATTCCGTGACCATCGATGCCGACGATGCCCTCTACTGGAACGGCACCCGCATGACACGCGATGCCCTCGGCCGGCAGCTCGCCGGCGCGGCTGCCATGGCCGACCAGCCGGTGGTGCGGTTCGAACCCGACGCCAACGCCAGCTACGACCGGTCGGCCAAGACCATTGCGCTGATCAAGGATGCGGGGATCGAGAGATTCGCTTTCGTCGGCAACCAACGCCACCGCGAATTCGGCCGTGCCCCGTAA
- a CDS encoding ExbD/TolR family protein — MAMSGGKDDGSPMLDMNMTPLIDVLLVLLIMFIITIPVATHSVNIDLPQPNPNPPPEDMIDPIKNKIVLTQTGEILWNGEGIDQSELVRNLQLTRDIVPEPELQFEPEAQASYDLSARVLNVIKSSGVTKFGFVGNEQYRVFGKSPSAPAGGQQ; from the coding sequence ATGGCAATGTCAGGTGGTAAGGACGATGGCAGCCCGATGCTGGACATGAACATGACGCCGTTGATCGACGTCCTGCTCGTGCTCCTCATCATGTTCATCATCACCATCCCGGTCGCGACCCACTCGGTCAATATCGACCTGCCGCAACCGAACCCCAACCCCCCGCCCGAGGACATGATCGATCCGATCAAGAACAAGATCGTCCTCACGCAGACCGGCGAGATCCTCTGGAACGGTGAAGGCATCGACCAGAGCGAACTGGTTCGCAACCTGCAGCTCACCCGGGACATCGTGCCCGAGCCGGAGCTCCAGTTCGAACCCGAAGCGCAGGCGAGCTACGATCTCTCGGCGCGCGTACTGAACGTGATCAAGAGTTCGGGCGTGACCAAGTTCGGCTTCGTCGGCAACGAGCAATACCGCGTGTTCGGCAAGTCGCCCAGCGCACCGGCGGGTGGCCAGCAGTAA
- a CDS encoding ExbD/TolR family protein, giving the protein MAISTGGGGSTPMSDINTTPLVDVMLVLLIIFLIAVPVAIQTIERLEIPVMESVESKDKVENLLLTVSTTDQSGRSAGEPGFEGAAREGECRVYFNNITPVSSEELYDQAFERLDAIVTRAGGPEAIMEDPELIPQVHIRGDVNAPWRCVAGTIYNVQAAGYPTVGFISNPVDPNG; this is encoded by the coding sequence ATGGCAATTTCTACGGGAGGCGGCGGCTCAACGCCGATGTCCGACATCAACACCACCCCGCTGGTGGACGTGATGCTGGTACTCCTGATCATCTTCCTCATCGCGGTCCCGGTTGCGATCCAGACCATCGAGCGGCTCGAAATTCCAGTGATGGAATCGGTCGAATCGAAGGACAAGGTCGAGAACCTGCTGCTCACGGTAAGCACCACCGATCAATCCGGCCGTAGCGCCGGCGAACCGGGCTTCGAAGGTGCCGCACGCGAAGGCGAATGCCGGGTCTACTTCAACAACATCACACCGGTGTCGTCTGAAGAACTCTACGACCAGGCCTTCGAACGCCTCGACGCGATCGTTACCCGTGCCGGTGGCCCGGAAGCGATCATGGAAGATCCCGAGCTCATCCCGCAGGTGCATATCCGCGGCGATGTCAACGCGCCGTGGCGCTGCGTTGCGGGAACGATCTACAATGTGCAGGCGGCGGGCTACCCGACCGTCGGCTTCATCTCCAACCCGGTCGACCCCAACGGTTGA
- a CDS encoding MotA/TolQ/ExbB proton channel family protein, producing the protein MIIELLTAGAGEAAPATQFGFWEAMEQGGAIAWFIFGVLVIMSIGSFYILITKLLEQNKIMKQYKGVRTSFWKAPTLKDGATKLDKNSAWRQIVDDAMKADEDHGKMADQREAHDYLHGSLQASEDSINAKLAGGLPFLASVGATAPFIGLLGTVIGIYRALINIGLAGSASIDKVAGPVGEALIMTAIGLLVAVPAVLAYNWLQSRNRRIAELLTGFSTDVLAYIGSNGQVKPVVATAAPAKTAPKPAAKPATTAGGAPVKK; encoded by the coding sequence ATGATTATCGAACTTCTTACCGCAGGGGCCGGAGAAGCTGCTCCCGCTACGCAGTTTGGCTTCTGGGAAGCCATGGAACAGGGCGGCGCGATCGCCTGGTTCATCTTCGGCGTGCTTGTGATCATGTCGATCGGCTCGTTCTACATCCTGATCACCAAGCTGCTCGAGCAGAACAAGATCATGAAGCAGTACAAGGGCGTGCGCACCAGCTTCTGGAAGGCTCCGACCCTCAAGGACGGCGCGACCAAACTGGACAAGAACAGCGCATGGCGCCAGATCGTCGACGACGCCATGAAGGCCGACGAAGATCACGGCAAGATGGCCGACCAGCGCGAAGCGCACGATTACCTGCACGGTTCGCTGCAGGCGTCGGAAGACTCGATCAATGCGAAGCTGGCCGGTGGCCTGCCGTTCCTCGCATCGGTCGGTGCAACCGCGCCGTTTATCGGCCTGCTCGGTACCGTGATCGGTATCTACCGCGCCCTGATCAACATCGGTCTTGCCGGCTCGGCATCGATCGACAAGGTCGCCGGCCCGGTGGGTGAGGCGCTGATCATGACCGCCATTGGCCTGCTCGTCGCGGTCCCGGCGGTGCTCGCCTACAACTGGCTGCAAAGCCGCAATCGCCGCATTGCCGAACTGCTGACCGGTTTTTCGACCGACGTTCTCGCCTACATCGGCTCGAACGGCCAGGTGAAGCCGGTCGTGGCAACCGCTGCGCCCGCCAAGACCGCGCCGAAGCCGGCTGCCAAGCCGGCGACGACCGCCGGTGGCGCACCGGTCAAGAAGTAA
- a CDS encoding energy transducer TonB gives MAYADQQMSGNRIVAIILVALIHVVIGYVLISGLAYKAAVAVVERVTTVDIEEPPPPEEEPPPPPEEMPETAPPPPVAPPPPINIAPAPPPIRTQPTIPPPSPPALRIPPAAPVAPPAPPPPPPPRFTPKDPEPRGNPGRWVTTNDYPSRSIREEQEGVTTVALSVDASGRVTGCRIARSSGHSQLDEATCRNMERRARFRPATDGSGNEVAGTYTQSVRWQLPE, from the coding sequence ATGGCCTACGCTGACCAACAGATGAGCGGCAACCGAATTGTTGCCATCATCCTCGTTGCTCTTATTCACGTTGTAATCGGCTACGTTCTGATTTCGGGTCTTGCCTACAAAGCGGCCGTTGCGGTCGTCGAACGGGTAACGACAGTCGATATCGAGGAACCGCCGCCGCCCGAAGAAGAGCCGCCACCCCCGCCCGAAGAAATGCCCGAGACGGCACCGCCGCCTCCGGTAGCGCCGCCGCCGCCGATCAATATCGCGCCGGCCCCGCCACCGATCAGGACCCAGCCGACGATTCCGCCGCCGTCACCGCCGGCCCTGCGGATTCCGCCGGCCGCGCCCGTGGCACCGCCGGCTCCGCCGCCGCCGCCGCCGCCGCGCTTCACGCCGAAGGATCCCGAACCGCGGGGCAACCCCGGCCGCTGGGTGACGACGAACGACTATCCCTCGCGCTCCATTCGCGAGGAACAGGAAGGTGTCACCACCGTGGCGCTCAGCGTCGATGCCAGTGGCCGCGTGACCGGATGCCGGATTGCCCGTTCCAGCGGACACTCGCAGCTCGACGAGGCGACATGCCGCAACATGGAACGCCGCGCGCGCTTCCGTCCGGCTACCGATGGTAGCGGCAACGAAGTGGCTGGCACCTACACGCAATCGGTCCGCTGGCAGCTGCCCGAATAA